The Anoplolepis gracilipes chromosome 7, ASM4749672v1, whole genome shotgun sequence genome segment atctaacattttaattttacgtctTTCTTCTATTCTTTCTTTGTTACTATTGCTAGTATTCATAAccgtgatatatatttaataggcGATATGCATACTttctgtatttaaattttttaaattaaaataactacaATGTTAGCGTTGGCACCGACGAGATATTATCTCGTCAGTggtaatgttattaaaaatacaaataaaattatcgatataagtttatatattttgcaaagatGTTTATCCGTCACATTCCATTTCGCGAGTTATTTTATaaggaatttattaaatacgatTTTACGAACATAACACAATAAGcgatttctttgttttaaGCATAAATGTATTTGCTTATTCACGTTCTTCTCAATCTTTTGTCTACAGATGAATAACAAAGTTTTCTGATAGGtgtattgtaaaaagtaagcggtaaatgtaatttctatatatcCTAGTAGtgtattctctttctttgtttaagatttattaataattttacatgtgtCATTGGAATATCggttatatttacatatatatcttcgtTCTGCCGCTAGTCTATCGCACAATTAAACACTGACGCGACGTTTCCAACTGTAGCCACTACCAAAGTTGAATGGTTGGTAGTTGACGGGCTCGCAGAGATCGAAATGGATTTTggagaagaatatttaatgacattgtttctttttcgtcCATTAAACGATGTTCGAGACGTCTTCACAATGTTCTTCTAAAGTTCGAGCGGCAGTATTTCCCAACCAGATTGCGTCATATCCATTCGAGTATACTTGTCAATGctcaatttgtaaaaaaaaaagaaacaagaaaaaaagaacgaagAAACGAAAATTACTCAATTATGAGTGCAAGTCTATTATACATGTCCACATTTGACATGTGTTCGtctattttctttaaagaacTTCCCACGTTGTAAAATGTTTCATGTGGATACTGCGAGCAGATGTGTCTTTCACATGGTCTTAGTATGACGTAGAGATCATAAATCAGTATCACCTGCCGTGGTCGATGCAATACACAGTATCACTACACCATGTCTGATCTAATTATTGGCTCTCTGTAGGATAGATAAATGTTGACCTGTAAGAAGTATGgtttaattttgatacatGAGGAAAGGAATTTTAAAAAGGAAGGATTCTTGATAATCATGCATCAAATGATATCATTTGTAAGCGACTTAAGATCAAACTGAGAAaggaaatacaaaaaaaataggatAGAAACATGTTAAGAAAGAAAACacaaataaaacttgaaatgCTCGAAATCAATGCTCACCCTTATTAGAAAACAAAATCATAACAAATGTTGAATTTATCATCTGAGATattcttggaaaaaaaaatatatatatatataataatacatctgTGATAAGTAacatataatagtaaaaaaaacaataggatctaaaattaaaagattgattGAAGAGGCAGAATGAATAGATTAAGGTCAAATCAAATTTAGGTTTGGTCAAATCAGGTTAAAGGAAAGGTACGTTAATCGTTGCCGATGATGCATTGATCTTATTTTCTTGGACTACGCCGACGTCGGCCATCCCTGTTTCTGTCAGCACGTCTCATCTCTTCTAATCTGCGCGCGTGTTCAGCCATGTGTTGTCGTCGCATCTCTTCCTTGACGACTATCTACgatcgtttaaaattttataatataattaaatttaaattttataataatatagttaaattatataatatagtttcatcgttaattaatttatttgtttgtcaAAGTTTTCTGGaatggaaaatttttaatttttaatcgacaaaataaagaattgaataacaaaattgtaaaacaatttCCTCAAAAGTATCTTCTTATACTGTAcacgtacatattttatatttacaattctgttccaataaacatttaaatatctattgaaACACTAGGTAACTTTCATCGTTATCTTTTGTAACTTTATAATGTGAGTTCACTCACCTGTTCATTCGTAAGTGGCAGCCAATATATGCAAGGTGTTGCCTTCGTTTTTCTGAAGAGGTCATCCAGGAGCTTAGCTGGCGGTGGATCATCCTCCTTCTTCTTAAATTTACGAGCTGGTGCCGATAAATGTGCGTCCAATGTCGGGCTCCGACTCCTCGCTCGTCGCTTCTTGTCGTGTTCCTTCTTTTCACGTTCCTTCTCCCTGATATGCTGTTGCCCATCCTCTTTGCCTAAATCCCATTCTCTCACTACAGTCACCTAGTGTATAAACATGTCTCGTTGAATTGAAAAACCCAAAATCCAATGTTTTAGATATCATTTTAccttatttatgaaaattcttaCTTTAGTTGTGTTGATTTTTTCGTCGCGATTCCAATCTTGCTGCCATGGATCTGAAAGTGGCTCGATTTTGCGAGTGACTGGTTGTTCCTTGGATGATTCCCGCGCAACCTCCATATCCTCCTTCGTGGCATACTCCACATGGAGCTTCTTCGGATTCGACATAGGCCAAGAGATTCCGTGAAGCGCCTGTCTTGTTTCAAAGGCCTGATCCTCATTAGAATACTGTAATGTCAGAATAATCATGAAATATTAGACTTATACAGTTCAATGATAATTCTagcattctatattttatataatcgtaCCTCAACAATACATTTGGATTTAATTCGATCCATCCAGAAACCGTTTTCCACGATGGTGCCGGTACGCGAAAGAAGCTCTTTAATCTGATTTAACGTAAAAGGGCGAACTAAATTCTTAATGAGGAGAATATTGGTAGGTTTCGATGTAGGCGGGCTCGGTGATTTTACATGCGGCATCTCCTTCACGATCGATATCTTCCGCCTTGTCGCTGCGTAGGAAGAATTGAAACATTGCATATCTCACaatcaaagtaaaaatttgtcgattttaacaaattacaaATACGAATTACATACCAATGTGATTGTCCGCTTTTGCGTTGCCCTTTTTAGCAGTACCATTCTTCTGTAAGTTTTCGtccgttattttattatcatttgtaCTGTCACTGGAATTGTGCCGTTTATCATTACTTTTGTGACGATCTttgtcctcgtcgtcgtccttCGAAAGACGAACTTCATTGATAGATAATGGCTTTGCACCCGGTACCAATGcctattaatattatccttagtaaatttctaaaatatattcaaaaaatgaaaataagatacataataaaattaagttactTTGAGTGAATCAGTCGAGATGGAGAACGAGGGTGCGGTATCTGTGGAAAGCGCGGTCCCCCATCGACGTTTCCTCGGCACACATTTCGGTTCTTGTTCGCTGCCGTTTTCCTGAAATACATATCACTCAGGTATAAtgcaaatttagaaaaataaaatattctttcacaaTATTAATAGGGCGTTAAACATCATATACCTTATTTTGACTATTAGACTCATTGTCGACGTTTGCATCAACATCGTCTCTTTTCACTTCGTTCTTTTCAGATATCCTTGCCGAACTGAAAAACgagtagaaattattaaattttatacatatatttatatacataattgtgCGGTATTGATCTTTTAATTATCTGCTTagcatttatatgtacaagaaataataagtttaaattatttattcaattaaatatcgaaatttaaATCGAAACTGCAAATAATATgttcaagaatttttttagtaatatctATTAGAAACACACTATCTTACAATCTAACACATTTATCTGTacacttttttcaaataaaattcttttggtAATGAAAGATACTCATTGCAcaaagataattattcttacaatGATCTCTTCAAGTTGACTTTCACGGGCTTGTGAGCGACCGTCTGAATGCCGGTTGGTGCAGTTTGTTctgatttttcaattatattttcttctgaTTTATCCTGCACAGTTTCACACTGCTCATCAATCTCCATTTTTTCTACATTGTTTGAGTGAGAGTTTGTTCTTTCCGGCGAAATTGATCgttctttatcattttcttgtGAATACTCTGTACTTGGTTTCTcgtcttcctcttcctcttcctcttcctcctcgaCATAAGGTTTCGAGACTTTATTGTCAATTGTTTCATCTTCGGAATCGGGTGTCTCAGAATTAGACGAATCTCCATATTTGTTTCGATGTTTTCTGCGATTCGCACGTGGCGACGTTCGGTCGCTACTTCTACTTCTTTTAGGGCGCGACTCATCGTTAGAATCGGACGACGAGTCCACCGGACGATGCGTTTTCGCTTTATCATCCTCCTC includes the following:
- the Acn gene encoding uncharacterized protein Acn — its product is MRRKSERNKAKGSPEKKVEKPTRKSMRRRKKSPSTSPSEQDAFIEDAAKSAAPPKEVEETSVQTRLQSKELEPMPREEKVSSTEKDAKVDSPENEEDNGGSVWKVARADASPGEIQKLKLCRQRNTSEASSDTASSSRKSVKSSSKWQEGGEGVAEEADSADEQLVSCTRTFSSAEQPNDPSSSYPGQDSNEEVSDSKEILPETTSANLLSDDKPNIDQHGDSNEANCAAEIVDNESGKPGSTTTALTPSADGDYLCEKPAAAVTVQEEKSVEEIKEKSTEIFSQEANVENVHRDTSSEDEEDDKAKTHRPVDSSSDSNDESRPKRSRSSDRTSPRANRRKHRNKYGDSSNSETPDSEDETIDNKVSKPYVEEEEEEEEEDEKPSTEYSQENDKERSISPERTNSHSNNVEKMEIDEQCETVQDKSEENIIEKSEQTAPTGIQTVAHKPVKVNLKRSFSARISEKNEVKRDDVDANVDNESNSQNKENGSEQEPKCVPRKRRWGTALSTDTAPSFSISTDSLKALVPGAKPLSINEVRLSKDDDEDKDRHKSNDKRHNSSDSTNDNKITDENLQKNGTAKKGNAKADNHIATRRKISIVKEMPHVKSPSPPTSKPTNILLIKNLVRPFTLNQIKELLSRTGTIVENGFWMDRIKSKCIVEYSNEDQAFETRQALHGISWPMSNPKKLHVEYATKEDMEVARESSKEQPVTRKIEPLSDPWQQDWNRDEKINTTKVTVVREWDLGKEDGQQHIREKEREKKEHDKKRRARSRSPTLDAHLSAPARKFKKKEDDPPPAKLLDDLFRKTKATPCIYWLPLTNEQIVVKEEMRRQHMAEHARRLEEMRRADRNRDGRRRRSPRK